In the Mesorhizobium sp. genome, one interval contains:
- a CDS encoding DsbA family protein, whose translation MSKTIALGLAGLAISAAMLGFGFYSGQRPAVAAAPSSEMAVSGERAQIEEVVRDYLLANPELMVEVQAALEAKQEEKQKVAQQSTIATRKDEIFSSKNDGWGGNPQGNVTLVEFFDYNCGFCKRAFPDMQALVKDDPNVRVVYKEFPILGPDSQKAHVVSTAFRTLMPEKWPEFHLTLMGMSRATEESAMRIALSLGADEAALRKEMENPQIVAGFEATYDLANKLAITGTPSYVVGKEVVFGALGKAVLEEKVALARGCGSETC comes from the coding sequence ATGAGCAAGACGATCGCACTCGGTCTGGCAGGGTTGGCAATCTCCGCCGCGATGCTTGGCTTCGGTTTTTACTCCGGCCAGCGGCCGGCAGTTGCCGCCGCTCCTTCGAGCGAGATGGCTGTATCGGGCGAGCGCGCGCAGATCGAGGAGGTCGTGCGCGACTATCTCCTCGCCAATCCCGAACTGATGGTCGAGGTCCAGGCCGCGCTCGAGGCCAAACAGGAAGAAAAGCAGAAGGTTGCTCAACAATCGACAATAGCAACCCGGAAGGACGAGATCTTCAGCAGCAAGAACGACGGCTGGGGCGGAAACCCGCAGGGCAACGTCACCCTGGTCGAGTTCTTCGACTACAATTGCGGCTTCTGCAAACGCGCTTTCCCCGACATGCAGGCGCTGGTGAAGGACGACCCGAACGTCCGCGTCGTTTACAAGGAGTTCCCGATCCTCGGACCGGACTCGCAAAAGGCACATGTCGTCTCGACCGCATTCCGAACGCTGATGCCCGAAAAATGGCCCGAGTTCCATCTGACGCTCATGGGCATGTCGCGTGCCACCGAGGAAAGCGCGATGCGCATCGCCCTTTCGCTCGGCGCCGACGAAGCAGCCCTGCGCAAGGAGATGGAAAACCCGCAGATCGTCGCCGGTTTCGAGGCGACCTACGATCTCGCCAACAAGCTGGCGATAACCGGGACCCCGTCTTACGTGGTCGGCAAGGAAGTCGTGTTTGGGGCCCTCGGCAAGGCGGTGCTCGAGGAAAAGGTTGCTCTTGCGCGGGGCTGTGGTAGCGAGACCTGCTGA
- a CDS encoding M48 family metalloprotease, whose translation MTVQRSNSSWLKRFLRAALAAAVAVPTAVTAITANAQQRSLPIVRDAEIEALVRDYVRPILKAAGLTKAGVDIVLINDDSFNAFVAGRRMFINTGALMTAETPNEIIGVIAHEAGHLADNHQERLREQLARAQTMAVVASLLGIGATVAGAAANSGDMARAGTGIALGGAEVARRSLLGYQRTEESAADIAALRFLDATGQSAQGMLKTFGRFQSALALSGARIDPYQVSHPMPRDRIANLTERAQKSPNFDKKDPPALQLRHDMMRAKIAAFTGGQGATSRLFRKDARGIPALYGDAITTYLYGNPRSALTKIEALIKQQPQNAYFHEMRGDILMKANRPSEAADAYAKAVKLDPSRSGLINVSYGQALLAIGKPDAVKRAAAEINKGIERDRENPSAYRPLAQAYGQMGEIGLAELASAEGEYYSGKYLDAKIFAARAQTKLKQGSPAWIRAQDIINFREAGKKRK comes from the coding sequence ATGACCGTTCAGAGATCGAACAGCAGCTGGCTGAAGCGCTTCTTGCGCGCCGCGCTCGCGGCTGCGGTCGCGGTTCCGACCGCGGTGACCGCAATCACCGCGAACGCGCAGCAGCGCAGCCTTCCGATCGTCCGCGACGCCGAGATCGAAGCCCTGGTCCGCGACTATGTGCGCCCGATCCTCAAGGCTGCGGGTTTGACCAAGGCCGGTGTCGACATCGTCCTGATCAATGATGACAGTTTCAACGCGTTCGTCGCCGGCCGCCGCATGTTCATCAACACCGGCGCGCTGATGACTGCCGAGACGCCGAACGAAATCATCGGCGTCATCGCCCACGAGGCCGGCCACCTCGCCGACAATCACCAGGAGCGGCTGCGCGAACAGCTCGCCCGCGCCCAGACCATGGCTGTCGTGGCATCTCTCCTCGGCATCGGTGCGACGGTTGCGGGCGCGGCCGCGAATTCCGGCGACATGGCGCGCGCTGGCACGGGCATCGCGCTGGGCGGCGCGGAGGTTGCCCGTCGTTCACTCCTGGGCTACCAGCGGACGGAGGAATCTGCCGCCGATATCGCAGCCCTTCGCTTCCTGGACGCGACCGGTCAGTCGGCGCAGGGCATGCTCAAGACCTTCGGACGTTTTCAGAGTGCGCTGGCCCTCAGCGGTGCGCGCATCGATCCCTATCAGGTCAGCCACCCGATGCCGCGAGACCGGATCGCCAACCTGACGGAGCGCGCTCAGAAGAGCCCCAACTTCGACAAGAAGGATCCGCCCGCGCTCCAGCTCAGGCACGATATGATGCGCGCAAAGATCGCGGCGTTCACCGGGGGCCAAGGGGCTACGTCGCGCTTGTTTCGAAAGGATGCGCGCGGCATCCCGGCCCTCTACGGCGATGCGATTACGACCTATCTCTACGGCAATCCGCGCAGCGCGCTGACGAAGATCGAAGCGTTGATCAAGCAGCAGCCGCAGAACGCGTACTTCCACGAAATGCGCGGCGATATCCTGATGAAGGCGAACCGGCCGTCGGAGGCTGCCGACGCCTATGCCAAGGCTGTCAAGCTCGATCCGTCGCGTTCGGGGCTTATCAATGTCAGCTACGGCCAGGCCCTGCTCGCCATCGGAAAGCCGGACGCGGTGAAGCGCGCCGCGGCCGAAATCAACAAGGGCATCGAGCGCGACCGGGAAAACCCCTCGGCCTACCGTCCGCTCGCCCAGGCCTACGGCCAGATGGGAGAGATCGGGCTAGCCGAGCTCGCCAGCGCCGAAGGCGAATATTATTCGGGCAAGTACCTCGACGCCAAGATCTTTGCAGCGCGGGCGCAGACGAAGCTCAAACAGGGCTCCCCGGCATGGATCCGCGCGCAGGACATCATCAACTTCCGCGAAGCGGGCAAGAAACGAAAATAG
- a CDS encoding aminotransferase class I/II-fold pyridoxal phosphate-dependent enzyme, translating into MVLSISRRSRIEPFHAMDVLAEANRLRQLGHDIISMAVGQPSGPAPAAVRTAATRALVDGRIGYTDALGTTPLREAIATHYADQYGIAVPPGRVVVTTGSSAAFNLAFLAMFDPGDRVAITSPGYPAYRNILAALGLDVVEIELGDAGYLTADLLKEAHANSPLAGVLFASPANPTGAVIPADELAWIIEAARALGISVISDEIYHRLSYAAPDVTALGLGDDMVVINSFSKYYCMTGWRIGWMIVPDELVRPIERLQQSLYISAPELSQIGACEAFGATAELESIKDTYRQNRDLLLRRLPELGFRIAAPMDGAFYAYCDVSAHTNDSMEFARRMIAEAHVAATPGHDFDVANGNRFMRFSYAGSIADMKTAMDRLEKWLR; encoded by the coding sequence ATGGTCTTGTCGATCTCGCGCCGCAGTCGCATCGAGCCGTTCCACGCGATGGACGTGCTGGCGGAAGCGAACCGTCTGCGCCAGCTGGGTCACGACATCATTTCGATGGCCGTCGGGCAACCGTCGGGACCTGCTCCAGCCGCCGTGCGCACCGCGGCGACGCGCGCATTGGTCGACGGGCGGATCGGCTATACCGATGCCCTCGGCACGACGCCACTGCGCGAGGCCATTGCGACGCACTATGCCGACCAATATGGGATCGCGGTCCCGCCGGGACGTGTCGTCGTCACGACCGGTTCGTCCGCGGCGTTCAATCTCGCCTTTTTAGCGATGTTCGATCCGGGCGATCGGGTGGCGATCACTTCGCCCGGCTATCCGGCCTACCGCAATATCCTTGCTGCCCTCGGGCTCGACGTCGTCGAGATCGAGCTCGGTGATGCCGGATACCTCACGGCGGACCTATTGAAGGAGGCGCACGCGAACTCGCCCCTCGCAGGCGTGCTGTTTGCCAGTCCCGCGAACCCTACCGGCGCGGTCATTCCGGCCGACGAACTAGCGTGGATCATCGAGGCCGCGCGGGCGCTTGGCATTTCGGTCATCTCGGACGAGATCTATCACCGACTGTCCTACGCGGCGCCGGATGTCACGGCGCTCGGTCTGGGTGACGACATGGTCGTCATCAACTCCTTCTCGAAATACTACTGCATGACGGGCTGGCGAATCGGCTGGATGATCGTGCCCGACGAACTCGTGCGCCCGATCGAGCGGCTGCAGCAGAGCCTCTATATCTCTGCTCCCGAACTGTCGCAGATCGGCGCCTGCGAGGCGTTCGGGGCGACGGCGGAACTGGAATCGATCAAAGACACCTACCGCCAAAACCGCGACTTGCTTCTTCGACGGTTGCCCGAGCTTGGCTTCCGCATCGCGGCGCCGATGGATGGGGCTTTCTACGCCTATTGCGACGTCTCGGCCCATACCAATGACAGCATGGAATTTGCACGGCGCATGATCGCCGAGGCGCATGTCGCGGCGACTCCGGGGCACGATTTCGATGTCGCCAACGGCAACCGGTTCATGCGGTTTTCCTATGCGGGCAGCA